Genomic window (Shewanella psychropiezotolerans):
ATTTGGGATTCAACCTGAGAAATGGCCTTAGGTGCGGCATGCACGACTAGGCTGGTAATATGGTATTCCTGACTCATCAGCTCGTTTACCTTCAATCAGAGAGAGACAGATAGCTGCGGGGATGGGTTTAGGAGAGCTAACTGTCAAAGTATTCTTCGAGTTTAGACCCCAAAATAATTGTGGGTATACCTAACAAGAGGTATTGGATCTGTTTATAGATCAAGATCATCTTTTTCGATGTGATCTAACTCCCAGTTTAATAAATAGGCACTTTATTGAGTGATCTCTTAATTATCAAAGCAGGGTAAGCCGATATACTTTAGTAAATACTTATTAAAACAACAGCTTGGTTAATGATAATCATTAACCTTTGGTTGTTGGTATTTGGAAGCGTAGATAGGGTTGGAGCAAGATCCGCACTCTGCCTATAAAAATCATGAGTTCGAGCTTTATTTTCAGCCTCTGCCGCTATCGTCACCTCCATTATCAATTTAGCCCATAATGTAGGCATGAAAGTCGTCGGTGAGGGGGGAAGACGGTTACGCACTAAGATATCTGCTCGAGTATGATTGTCTTTACCGTATCTCCAGCTTACAAATCGTCAGTGCTCATATCCCGTCAGCTCCATATAGCCTTCACCTCCATGGCTCCCCGAGACCATGACCGGCCCCTCCCAATAGCTGATACTTAAGGGCACTTTTGCATTGGGATTGAGCGCATCGGTGCGAATATCAATATTTTCAGAGGGTATCGAAATATTCCACGCAACAGGGTAGGAAACTGAGTCTATTTCATGCCAACTTGCTACCTGTAGGTGGATATCTTTGGAGGCTATATTACGACCGCTGCCATCGGCAAACATTCTGCGGCCGCTATAGAAGCTAGGTTTGTCCTGTCCTCTTAGCTGGAACAACATCAAAGTTGACCCTCCTTCTAACCTGAGGGCAAACCAGTCCCAGCCAGCCTGTGTCTTGTTGAGAAACTGCGAGCTCCACTCTCGGTCTAACCAGGCATCGCCACTGACCTCATGGTCTACTCCATCGATAGTCACCGAGCCTGAAACCTGGATAAAAGGTTGGCTGTAGTAATGGGAGGCTACAGAGGCGTCTGCGCTCTTAATGCTGTAACCATTTTCCCCCTGGAGCTGATAGGGGGCACTCGTTTTCAAAGTTAACTGATAGCTAAACTGTCCTGCGTCGACCTTAAGCTGGGCTGGGAACAAGTCTGCTCCCGTGCCGGTCCACTGCCAGTCATCTATTTTTATGGTGAGGGGATTGGTTGAGACATCGGCCAGTCTTGGATGGCGTCTCGACCATCTCTCTTCGGCAAGGTGTGAAGTTTCAGTGGTTATGGCCGCATGGGTCATAAAAACTTGATTGCAGGCCCAATTCGAATCAGAGAGCTTAGTTGGTGACGCTGCTTTTTCAGGCGACTCTTTTGGGGATAAGGCGACACGAAATTGGGTCCATTGCAGCCCTAGTTTTTCACCTTTTTGGGTTGTTAAATTCGCCGTGAGGTACCACCACTCCTGACGAAAATCATCGTGGGATAGATGATCTTCGGGAAAGCTTATCTTCCTATGCTTCTCTACGACCGTATAGCCTGCAGCATTATCGCCTAACAGGCTTGCCATAGGTGTAGATGTAAGTGTCGATGGCTTAGAGCAGGCCGTTAGCATGGTGATAGTCAGCGCACAGAATGTTAGCACTACTAGTATTTGTTTAGACATCATATAACCTCTCTCTGCAGGCTAGAGATCAGCGGTTGCATAGTCTGGTGCTTATAAAGCAGAAAGGCGACGGCTTGCAATAAGAATAAGGAAGTTTGCATGACTAGGATTGGCTTAGGCGTCATATAACTTCCCTCTGCAGGCTAGAGACCAGCGGACGTTTGGTCTGATGATACAAGGGTAAGGCCACGGCCAATAAGCTGGAGACCAGTGCCAGCAAGACCACCTGACCGTAGGCGAGCCAGTTCCATTCCATGGCGATACTCCAGCCGAAGGCTTGTAGGGTGATCTTATTGATCAGCAGATAACCTAAAATAGCACCCGTTGGCAGGGCGACCAGGCAGGTAAACAACACGATAATCAACATCTGACCGAAGACTAGTGTAGTGAGTTGACGGCGATTAACTCCCATGGTGTAGAGCCTGGCCATGGGGGCCATTCTCGCCTGAGTGAGCATGAAACAAGCGCTAAATAAGCCGATGGCCGCCACGAGCAGGGTCAAGGTATTTAATACCTGAGTGATAGAGAAGGTGCGCTTAAACATGATGATTGCCTGCTGCTTAATCTTCTTTTGGTTGAAAATCATGGCGTCGGGTATTGAGAATACCTGCTGTAATTCTTGTCGCAGTTTTTGCTGAAGCTCCTGTTTTAATTTGTCAGTGTCTCCCTTGACGTTAATGGCCAGGCTCAGCGGAGCCTCTGGAAATCCATTGGCTCGCCAAGTCTCGGGGGAGATGATGACCTCGCCATAGGGATTACCGTAATCGTAGAACACGCCGCCCACGGTAAAGCGATTATCTGGCAGAGCCTGTAAGTCTATGCTGTCACCTAATTTGAGATTTAACTTGATGGCGAGGGGCTCGCTGATCAGCACGAGTTTATTAGCAAAAAAAGCTGGCCACATATTCTCGAGCGTCTCTTTAAATACTGTGGTCTGGGCTAAGGACTGCTTATCTCGAGTGACGATATTGATCGGCAGCTTGTCTTGTTTACTGCTTAGGTACCACTGTTTATAGAGGGCATCCACATCCTGGTGTTGCTTCAGAAACGCTTCTACCTCGGCCATCTGATTCGATGCAGGCCTGATATAGATCTCGGCGTGGAGTCTGGCATCGAGCCAGTTTTTCAAGGTGCTCTCGAAGCTGCCCACTAAGGTGTTCATGGATATATTGGCTGTTAGCGCCAGTAAGATGGCCATCATGGCCAGCGACAGGGGGGCGATTAGCTCCTTGGTTTCGGCGATCTGATAATGTAATAAACCTTTAGGTGTCACCTTTAATAGCTGACTTACCATAAATGCCAGAGACCAAGGCAGGGTTAAGGGGATGGCGATAACCACTAGACCAAGCAGGAGCATGGTATAGCGATAGTCTTGGCTAAAAGGCAGTAATATCGCTGCCACTAATCCGAGTGTGATGGCTATTAATAATTGATATCGATAGATTTTATCGGCACTTTTTTGCTGAGTGAAGCGACCCGAATTCCCGGCCAGAGGCTGACGGATGAGCTGAATAAATAATGACGCTGAGGCTGCCAGGGCGGCTAGGAAAGTCAGCCCTATGGCCTGAAACAACCAGCTCCATTGCCAGTGACCCGGAAATATCTTAGCGCCATAAAGCTGCTCCAGCGTGACCGACACCATAGGTTGTAGCCAATGACTGAGCTGCAATCCCAGCATAAAACCTATGATAGAACCGACTATGACCAAGAGCAGAAGTTCGATGCACAG
Coding sequences:
- a CDS encoding lipocalin-like domain-containing protein: MMSKQILVVLTFCALTITMLTACSKPSTLTSTPMASLLGDNAAGYTVVEKHRKISFPEDHLSHDDFRQEWWYLTANLTTQKGEKLGLQWTQFRVALSPKESPEKAASPTKLSDSNWACNQVFMTHAAITTETSHLAEERWSRRHPRLADVSTNPLTIKIDDWQWTGTGADLFPAQLKVDAGQFSYQLTLKTSAPYQLQGENGYSIKSADASVASHYYSQPFIQVSGSVTIDGVDHEVSGDAWLDREWSSQFLNKTQAGWDWFALRLEGGSTLMLFQLRGQDKPSFYSGRRMFADGSGRNIASKDIHLQVASWHEIDSVSYPVAWNISIPSENIDIRTDALNPNAKVPLSISYWEGPVMVSGSHGGEGYMELTGYEH
- a CDS encoding FtsX-like permease family protein, with product MSNTKLIRMTRLCLEVFFAHYRQAPLQAAAISIGIILAVTLLIGVRTTNENAIQSYSSATELLSQQAKWSVTPPLGSKRLDENLYFDMRADGFNNSLPVLQGVASDSNGKRWRIQGSDLMAALTSFSGSASQVNNGAKAGGGLFSLNIPMGDILSGDPIVLTSKSLAEQISQDGNLVLGGVKISVIALDDASNLGSDILMDISLAQRILKRPNELSYIALFSDVSSYKSHLERLIGNRGMLIESDHGDGLTALTESFHLNLTAMSLLAFVVGLFIAYNGVRYSLLKRQRLLTQLQQQGIAKAPLMLALCIELLLLVIVGSIIGFMLGLQLSHWLQPMVSVTLEQLYGAKIFPGHWQWSWLFQAIGLTFLAALAASASLFIQLIRQPLAGNSGRFTQQKSADKIYRYQLLIAITLGLVAAILLPFSQDYRYTMLLLGLVVIAIPLTLPWSLAFMVSQLLKVTPKGLLHYQIAETKELIAPLSLAMMAILLALTANISMNTLVGSFESTLKNWLDARLHAEIYIRPASNQMAEVEAFLKQHQDVDALYKQWYLSSKQDKLPINIVTRDKQSLAQTTVFKETLENMWPAFFANKLVLISEPLAIKLNLKLGDSIDLQALPDNRFTVGGVFYDYGNPYGEVIISPETWRANGFPEAPLSLAINVKGDTDKLKQELQQKLRQELQQVFSIPDAMIFNQKKIKQQAIIMFKRTFSITQVLNTLTLLVAAIGLFSACFMLTQARMAPMARLYTMGVNRRQLTTLVFGQMLIIVLFTCLVALPTGAILGYLLINKITLQAFGWSIAMEWNWLAYGQVVLLALVSSLLAVALPLYHQTKRPLVSSLQREVI